One window of Camelina sativa cultivar DH55 chromosome 4, Cs, whole genome shotgun sequence genomic DNA carries:
- the LOC104784084 gene encoding nucleolin 1-like has product MVLSNKKLKQRIRQDLVQSLSASVYESQSLKVLLDSASHKPRLSKREKRRNSETCGAREEDDQGVRESDVDNGGSSEKTDTKIIIIKKRKRDDSVEGELEGDEGTKEGDHNPQKQKQKQKNKKKKKKRKVNKAPKKAEEEDKVKVEEIQVNNTDNKEEEEDGGVVPNKLYVGGIPYQSTEDEIRSYFRSSGVITKVDCKMRPEDGAFSGIAFITFETEDGAKRALAFDRAAMNGSLATAVSVVGKVKRRNCYECGEKGHLSTACPKKLQNGDDDQANSKQGREETVDGYALQKTSGDSYYYMNETYAATNEANNGSLATAVSVVGKVKRRNCYECGEKGHLSTACPKKLQNTNSKLDHQAGPIQVTSNGGGTFMDETYSTDPISVTATNEADDDVNLTSPVSTGKKVKRRNCYECGEKGHLSSACPKKLQKQG; this is encoded by the exons ATGGTGCTGTCGAACAAGAAGCTGAAGCAGAGGATTCGACAAGACTTGGTTCAATCACTATCTGCCTCCGTATACGAGTCTCAGTCTCTGAAAGTGCTTCTTGATTCAGCTAGCCACAAACCCAGATtgtcaaagagagagaaacgaaGAAATAGCGAAACTTGCGGCGCTAGAGAAGAAGACGACCAAGGAGTCAGAGAGAGTGACGTTGACAATGGTGGGTCAAGCGAGAAAACTGATACgaagattattattataaagaagagaaagagagacgatTCTGTGGAAGGCGAATTAGAAGGAGATGAAGGAACTAAGGAAGGGGATCATAACCcccagaagcagaagcagaagcagaaaaataagaagaaaaagaagaagagaaaggtaaACAAAGCACCAAAGAAggctgaggaagaagacaaggttAAGGTAGAAGAGATTCAAGTTAATAATACTGACAA caaagaagaagaagaagatgggggTGTTGTTCCTAACAAGTTATATGTTGGGGGTATTCCTTATCAGAGTACAGAAGATGAGATTCGTAGCTACTTCAGAAGCTCTGGAGTCATCACTAAAGTTGACTGCAAGATGCGTCCTGAGGATGGTGCATTCAGTGGTATTGCCTTCATCACTTttgaa ACTGAAGATGGCGCAAAACGTGCTTTGGCTTTTGATAGAGCTGCAATG AACGGAAGCTTAGCAACCGCGGTCAGCGTTGTTGGTAAggtgaaaagaagaaactgtTACGAGTGCGGAGAAAAGGGTCATCTTTCTACAGCCTGTCCCAAAAAGCTACaaaatggtgatgatgatcaggCAAACTCAAAGCAGGGTCGTGAGGAGACTGTCGATGGCTATGCTCTTCAAAAGACTAGTGGTGATTCTTACTACTACATGAATGAGACATATGCTGCTACGAATGAAGCTAATAACGGAAGCTTAGCAACCGCGGTCAGCGTTGTTGGTAAGGTGAAAAGGAGAAACTGTTACGAGTGTGGAGAAAAGGGTCATCTTTCTACTGCTTGTCCAAAGAAGCTtcaaaacacaaactcaaagctGGATCACCAGGCAGGACCGATTCAGGTAACAAGCAATGGTGGTGGTACTTTCATGGACGAGACATATTCTACAGATCCGATATCCGTTACTGCGACAAatgaagctgatgatgatgtAAACTTAACGTCCCCGGTTAGCACTGGTAAGAAGGTCAAAAGGAGAAACTGTTACGAGTGTGGAGAAAAAGGTCATCTGTCTTCAGCTTGTCCTAAGAAGCTGCAAAAACAAGGCTGA
- the LOC104781414 gene encoding putative nuclease HARBI1 produces the protein MGPLKTIKKKKRAEKKVDRNVLLAAAAAAASASVALNNDDDSPSSHSSLDWWDGFSRRLSGSSDPKTFESVFKISRKTFDYICSLVKDDFTAKPANFSDSNGKPLSLNDRVAVALRRLGSGESLSIIGETFGMNQSTVSQITWRFVESMEERALHHLSWPSKLDHVKSKFDKISGLPNCCGAIDITHIVMNLPAVEPSNKVWLDGEKNFSMILQAVVDPDMRFLDVITGWPGSLSDDVVLKNSGFYKLVEKGKRLSGEKFLVSERAELREYIVGDSGFPLLPWLLTPYQGKPLSLPQTEFNRRHSETRKAAEMAFSKLKDRWRIIHGVMWMPDRNRLPRIIFVCCLLHNILIDMGDQTLDDQTLSHQHDIH, from the exons atgGGACCTTTAAAAacgataaagaagaagaagagagcggAGAAGAAGGTTGATCGGAACGTTTTGctagctgctgctgctgctgccgcCTCCGCATCTGTTGCTCTTAATAACGACGACGACTCACCATCTTCTCATTCCTCCTTGGATTGGTGGGATGGCTTCTCTCGCCGTCTTTCTG GTTCATCGGATCCAAAGACATTTGAGTCAGTTTTCAAGATATCAAGGAAGACATTTGACTACATTTGCTCTCTTGTCAAAGACGATTTCACAGCAAAGCCTGCAAATTTCAGTGACTCTAATGGCAAACCTTTATCTCTCAATGACCGCGTAGCTGTGGCGCTTAGGAGGCTTGGCTCTGGCGAATCTCTCTCAATCATTGGGGAGACCTTTGGGATGAACCAGTCAACTGTCTCCCAAATCACTTGGCGCTTTGTAGAATCAATGGAAGAGAGAGCATTGCACCATCTCTCATGGCCTTCGAAACTCGATCATGTCAAATCAAAGTTTGACAAAATCTCAGGTCTTCCTAATTGCTGTGGCGCTATCGACATTACACATATTGTTATGAACCTTCCTGCTGTGGAACCGTCAAACAAAGTTTGGCTGGACGGAGAAAAGAACTTCAGCATGATATTGCAGGCCGTAGTGGACCCGGACATGAGATTTCTCGATGTAATCACTGGTTGGCCTGGAAGTTTAAGCGATGATGTTGTCCTCAAGAACTCGGGATTCTACAAACTAGTTGAGAAAGGGAAGAGACTGAGCGGGGAAAAGTTTCTGGTCTCAGAAAGAGCCGAGCTAAGAGAATACATAGTAGGGGATTCTggttttcctcttcttccatgGCTTCTCACTCCATACCAAGGCAAACCCTTGTCGCTTCCTCAAACCGAGTTCAACAGAAGACACTCGGAGACAAGAAAAGCCGCGGAGATGGCATTTTCGAAGCTTAAAGACAGGTGGAGGATAATACACGGGGTAATGTGGATGCCTGATAGAAACCGGTTACCACGGATAATCTTTGTCTGTTGCTTGCTGCACAACATTCTTATCGATATGGGTGACCAAACTTTGGATGATCAAACTTTGTCTCACCAACATGACATACACTAG
- the LOC104781415 gene encoding very-long-chain enoyl-CoA reductase, with product MKVTVVSRSGREVLKAPLDLPDSATVADLQEAFHKRAKKFYPSRQRLTLPVAPGSKDKPVVLSSKKSLKEYCDGNNNSLTVVFKDLGAQVSYRTLFFFEYLGPLLIYPVFYYLPVYKFLGYGEDRVIHPVQTYAMYYWCFHYFKRILETFFVHRFSHATSPIANVFRNCAYYWSFGAYIAYYVNHPLYTPVSDLQMKIGFGFGLVCQVANFYCHILLKNLRDPSGSGGYQIPRGFLFNIVTCANYTTEIYQWLGFNIATQTVAGYVFLAVAALIMTNWALGKHSRLRKIFDGKDGKPKYPRRWVILPPFL from the exons ATGAAGGTCACCGTCGTCTCTCGCAGCGGCAGAGAAGTTCTCAAGGCTCCCCTCGACCTCCCCGATTCG GCCACTGTTGCTGATCTGCAAGAAGCGTTTCATAAGAGAg CTAAGAAGTTTTACCCGTCGAGGCAAAGACTGACTCTTCCTGTAGCTCCTGGATCAAAGGATAAACCTGTTGTCCTCAGTAGCAAGAAATCACTCAAGGAGTACTGTGATGGAAACAACAACTCCTTAACCGTAGTCTTCAAAGACTTGGGGGCACAAGTTTCCTACCGcacgctcttcttcttcgagtatCTTGGCCCTCTCCTTATCTACCCGGTCTTTTACTACTTACCTGTTTACAAGTTCCTTGGCTATGGAGAGGACCGTGTGATCCATCCGGTCCAGACGTACGCTATGTACTACTGGTGCTTTCACTACTTTAAACGGATCTTAGAAACGTTTTTCGTTCATCGGTTCAGCCATGCAACCTCCCCAATCGCGAATGTGTTCAGGAACTGTGCTTATTACTGGAGCTTTGGTGCTTACATTGCGTATTACGTCAACCATCCCTTGTACACACCAGTCAGTGACCTTCAGATGAAGATTGGtttcggttttggtttggtcTGCCAAGTCGCAAACTTCTACTGTCACATTTTGCTGAAGAATCTTAGGGACCCTAGCGGGTCTGGAGGCTACCAGATTCCACGCGGTTTCCTCTTCAACATTGTTACATGTGCCAATTACACGACCGAGATTTACCAATGGCTAGGATTCAACATCGCTACACAGACTGTTGCTGGATACGTTTTCCTCGCTGTTGCTGCTCTCATCATGACCAATTGGGCTCTTGGAAAGCACAGCCGTCTGAGAAAG ATATTTGATGGAAAAGATGGAAAACCAAAGTATCCAAGACGATGGGTGATACTTCCACCATTCCTTTAG